One stretch of Armatimonadota bacterium DNA includes these proteins:
- the galT gene encoding galactose-1-phosphate uridylyltransferase yields MSELRWHPLLQEWVITATHRQERTFLPPKDYDPLAPTAPGGVPTEIPAPDYEIVVFENRFPSLRESPPEPAVCGSVLAPVRPADGACEVICYTPDYDAEFATLPVTRIRELVEVWAHRFHELGNRPGVRYVYIFENKGKEIGVTLQHPHGQIYAYPFVPPTPARELASARDYFQQTGGDLLGDLLKQELEDGRRIVTQNEHFAAVVPFYARYPYELHITPTAPRSAITEFTPAERAALAAILKEATLRLNLLWNRSMPYIMLMHQRPTDGESTPWYRFHVEIYPPYRTPRKLKYLAGSEAGAGAFINDTLPETTAAELRAVQPDA; encoded by the coding sequence ATGTCTGAGCTGCGCTGGCACCCGCTTCTGCAGGAGTGGGTGATAACGGCCACACACCGGCAGGAGCGCACCTTTCTGCCTCCCAAGGATTACGACCCGCTAGCGCCAACGGCGCCCGGAGGCGTACCCACCGAAATCCCGGCGCCGGATTACGAGATTGTGGTGTTTGAGAACCGCTTTCCCTCCCTGCGGGAGTCACCTCCCGAGCCGGCCGTCTGCGGCAGTGTGCTGGCACCCGTGCGTCCCGCCGACGGGGCCTGCGAGGTGATCTGCTACACGCCGGACTACGACGCCGAGTTCGCCACGCTGCCCGTAACACGAATCCGGGAGCTGGTGGAGGTGTGGGCGCACCGGTTTCATGAGCTTGGAAACCGGCCCGGCGTCCGGTACGTCTACATCTTCGAGAACAAGGGAAAAGAGATCGGCGTAACGCTTCAGCATCCGCACGGGCAGATCTACGCCTATCCCTTCGTGCCACCCACGCCTGCCCGCGAGCTGGCGTCGGCACGAGACTACTTTCAGCAGACCGGTGGCGATCTGCTCGGCGATCTTCTGAAGCAGGAACTTGAAGATGGCCGGCGCATTGTGACGCAGAACGAGCACTTTGCGGCCGTGGTGCCGTTCTATGCGCGCTATCCCTATGAACTGCATATCACCCCCACGGCGCCGCGAAGCGCCATCACGGAGTTCACGCCGGCGGAACGAGCCGCGCTGGCCGCTATCCTCAAGGAGGCCACCCTGCGGCTCAATCTCCTCTGGAACCGCTCGATGCCCTACATCATGCTGATGCACCAGCGTCCCACGGATGGCGAAAGCACACCGTGGTACCGGTTTCACGTAGAGATCTATCCGCCGTACCGCACGCCGCGCAAGCTCAAATACCTGGCCGGCTCGGAGGCCGGCGCCGGCGCCTTTATCAACGATACGCTGCCCGAGACGACGGCAGCCGAGCTTCGGGCCGTGCAGCCCGATGCATAA